In Phaseolus vulgaris cultivar G19833 chromosome 10, P. vulgaris v2.0, whole genome shotgun sequence, a single genomic region encodes these proteins:
- the LOC137819465 gene encoding E3 ubiquitin-protein ligase ATL4 — protein MASPPPLTLNVVGSDTDTAFPTVASSSLTPPSPRRSSPLQSLSPSILIIVTVLAVTVIVSLALCFLLRHLNRRCLRRFSSSTAAPSASASATPIFSSSRRISPEIVHSSSAAAASVIDTLPLFTFSSVTRRSASAAADCAVCLSKFHHHDLLRLLPLCCHAFHAECIDTWLQSNLSCPLCRSPIAAAESDLAKILRPPSSAAGSSDSFRLELGNISRRGAEGAPAARSDSRSRSYSIGSFEYLVDDDSEVAFSHARRRSEDDAKEFPAAEAQTPANHNEASLAGEVAGVRSWLKDYMDRFSASISSRTASFRSSGRFFSGGGSSRRSDVVPVVAAEYDLEGNRIGEEISEMFRWLSGV, from the coding sequence ATGGCTTCTCCGCCACCGTTAACGCTAAACGTCGTCGGATCAGACACGGACACCGCGTTCCCAACCGTCGCTTCCAGTTCTCTAACGCCTCCGTCACCGCGCCGTTCGTCTCCGTTACAGAGCCTCAGTCCCAGCATTCTCATTATCGTTACGGTCCTCGCCGTCACCGTTATTGTTTCTCTCGCGCTTTGCTTCCTCCTCCGCCACCTCAACCGCCGCTGCCTCCGCCGCTTCTCCTCCTCCACCGCCGCGCCCTCCGCATCCGCCTCTGCCACGCCGATATTCTCCTCCAGCCGCCGCATCTCGCCGGAGATTGTGCACTCCTCGTCGGCCGCCGCCGCCTCTGTCATCGACACGCTGCCGCTCTTCACGTTCTCCTCCGTCACGCGCCGCTCCGCCTCCGCTGCCGCCGACTGCGCGGTCTGCCTCTCTAAGTTCCACCACCACGACCTCCTCCGACTCCTCCCTCTCTGCTGCCACGCCTTCCACGCCGAGTGCATCGACACCTGGCTCCAGTCCAACCTCTCGTGTCCGCTCTGCCGCTCTCCCATCGCCGCCGCGGAATCCGACCTCGCGAAAATCCTCCGCCCGCCGTCCTCAGCCGCCGGCAGCAGCGACAGCTTCCGCCTCGAGTTAGGCAATATCAGCCGCCGTGGCGCCGAAGGCGCCCCAGCCGCTCGCAGCGATTCACGCTCCCGGTCCTATTCCATTGGTTCGTTCGAGTATTTGGTGGACGATGACTCCGAGGTTGCGTTCAGCCACGCCCGCCGGAGAAGCGAGGACGATGCGAAAGAGTTTCCGGCGGCGGAGGCTCAGACTCCGGCGAATCATAACGAGGCGAGTCTGGCCGGCGAGGTTGCCGGCGTTAGGAGCTGGCTTAAGGACTACATGGATAGGTTTTCCGCTTCCATCTCGTCGCGAACGGCGTCGTTTCGAAGCTCTGGAAGGTTCTTCAGCGGTGGCGGGAGCAGTCGGCGAAGCGACGTCGTTCCAGTGGTTGCTGCGGAATACGACTTGGAAGGGAACCGAATTGGCGAAGAAATCAGCGAAATGTTTCGTTGGCTTTCAGGGGTATGA